The following is a genomic window from Sphingobacterium spiritivorum.
GGTATAACGATTGAACTTGATAATAAAACAAAAATAAAAACCCCTTATAAAAATTACAATGATAGAGGTAAGACCAGATGAAGTTTCGGCAATCTTGAGAGAACAATTGTCAGGCTTTAAATCAGAAGCCGAACTCGAAGAAGTGGGTACAGTCCTTACAATAGGTGACGGTATCGCTCGAATCTACGGCTTAACTAAAGTACAGTCAGGAGAGTTGGTAGAGTTTGATAACGGATTACAAGGTATCGTGATGAACCTGGAAGAAGACAACGTAGGTGTTGTACTTTTGGGCTCTTCGGAAGATGTGAAAGAAGGAGATACTGTAAAACGTACCGATCGTATTGCATCCATTCAGGTGGGTGAAGGACTTTTGGGTCGTGTTGTAAATACGTTAGGTCAGCCTATTGATGGTAAGGGACCTGTTGTAGGTGAGACATACGAAATGCCGATCGAGCGTAAAGCTCCCGGTGTAATCTACCGTCAGCCTGTAACGGAGCCATTGCAGACAGGTATCAAAGCTATTGATGCAATGATTCCTATCGGTCGTGGTCAGCGTGAGTTGGTAATCGGTGACCGTCAGACAGGTAAAACTGCGGTGTGTATCGATACCATCCTTAACCAAAAAGAATTTTACGATGCAGGTCAGCCTGTATTTTGTATCTATGTTGCTGTAGGTCAGAAAAATTCTACTGTAGCGAACATCGTTCGTGTACTGGAAGAAAGAGGCGCTATGGCTTATACTGTTATTGTCAATGCTTCTGCTGCAGATCCTGCTCCAATGCAGTTCTACGCACCAATGGCCGGTGCTGCGATCGGAGAGTTTTTCCGTGATACAGGTCGTCCTGCATTGATCGTATATGATGATTTGTCTAAACAAGCGGTAGCTTACCGTGAAGTATCTTTATTACTTCGTCGTCCACCGGGCCGTGAGGCTTACCCTGGAGACGTTTTCTATCTTCACTCCCGTTTATTAGAGCGTGCAGCAAAAATCAACTCTTCAGATGAGATCGCACGTAATATGAATGACCTTCCGGCTTCTATCAAGCATTTGGTAAAAGGTGGTGGTTCACTTACAGCTCTTCCTATTATCGAGACTCAGGCTGGTGACGTATCCGCATACATCCCTACAAACGTAATCTCGATCACTGACGGACAGATCTTCCTGGAGTCTAACTTATTCAACGCTGGTATCCGCCCGGCCATCAACGTAGGTATCTCTGTATCACGTGTAGGTGGTAACGCACAGATCAAATCGATGAAAAAAGTTTCAGGTACCCTGAAATTAGATCAGGCTCAATACCGTGAGTTAGAGGCTTTTGCTAAATTCGGTTCAGATTTAGATGCAGCTACTAAAGCAGTAATTGATAAAGGTGTACGTAACGTTGAAATTTTGAAACAAGGTCAATTCTCTCCAGTACCTGTTGAAAAACAAGTAGCGATTATCTATGCCGGTACAAAAGGTCTTTTCCGTAGCGTACCTGTAAATAAGGTTCGTGCTTTTGAAGAAGACTATTTGACTCAATTGGAACAACGTCATCCGGAAGTATTAGCCGCTTTGAAAGCTGGTAAATTCTCAGATGAATTGACTGATGTGTTAGAAAAAGTTGCTAAAGAATTAGCATCACAATATTAATAAGATATGAGTAACGAGTATTGAGTATAGAGCCTTATACTCAATACGCAATACTCAGTGCTCAAATCTCAATTATAGTATGGCAAATTTAAAAGAAGTAAGAAACCGTATTACATCGGTATCATCGACGCAGCAGATCACAAAGGCCATGAAAATGGTATCAGCCGCTAAATTAAAGCGTGCTACCAATGCTATTGTGCAACTACGTCCGTATGCTACCAAACTAAGAGATATCCTGGCAGATGTATCTGCGAGTGTAGAAGGAAATGATTCTCCTTTTACAAAAGATCGTGAGCCGAATAAAGTGCTTTTGATTGTCGTATCATCTAACAGAGGACTTGCAGGTGCTTTCAATGCGAATGTGATTAAAGCAACTAATAATCTCGTTGCTTCAAAATATGCTGAACAGCTAAGAAAAGGTAATGTAAGTATTATCGCCATAGGTAAAAAGGGAAATGACTTTTACGCTAAGCGCGACGCTTATCATGTGATCGCTAATCACAGTGATCTGTTCACTGACTTAAACTTTGAAAATACGTCAAAGATCACTGAGTTTGTAATGGAGCAATTCAAATTAGGAAACTTTGATCGTGTAGAAGTTATATACAAT
Proteins encoded in this region:
- the atpG gene encoding ATP synthase F1 subunit gamma; the protein is MANLKEVRNRITSVSSTQQITKAMKMVSAAKLKRATNAIVQLRPYATKLRDILADVSASVEGNDSPFTKDREPNKVLLIVVSSNRGLAGAFNANVIKATNNLVASKYAEQLRKGNVSIIAIGKKGNDFYAKRDAYHVIANHSDLFTDLNFENTSKITEFVMEQFKLGNFDRVEVIYNQFRNAAVQVLTAEQILPLLPSEDSKPKDKQPKEVDYIIEPSKEKIIEELIPKAIKTQLYKAILDSHASEHGARMTAMDKATENAGDLLKALKLSYNQARQAAITTELTEIVSGAAALSNG
- the atpA gene encoding F0F1 ATP synthase subunit alpha is translated as MIEVRPDEVSAILREQLSGFKSEAELEEVGTVLTIGDGIARIYGLTKVQSGELVEFDNGLQGIVMNLEEDNVGVVLLGSSEDVKEGDTVKRTDRIASIQVGEGLLGRVVNTLGQPIDGKGPVVGETYEMPIERKAPGVIYRQPVTEPLQTGIKAIDAMIPIGRGQRELVIGDRQTGKTAVCIDTILNQKEFYDAGQPVFCIYVAVGQKNSTVANIVRVLEERGAMAYTVIVNASAADPAPMQFYAPMAGAAIGEFFRDTGRPALIVYDDLSKQAVAYREVSLLLRRPPGREAYPGDVFYLHSRLLERAAKINSSDEIARNMNDLPASIKHLVKGGGSLTALPIIETQAGDVSAYIPTNVISITDGQIFLESNLFNAGIRPAINVGISVSRVGGNAQIKSMKKVSGTLKLDQAQYRELEAFAKFGSDLDAATKAVIDKGVRNVEILKQGQFSPVPVEKQVAIIYAGTKGLFRSVPVNKVRAFEEDYLTQLEQRHPEVLAALKAGKFSDELTDVLEKVAKELASQY